A genomic window from Schistocerca piceifrons isolate TAMUIC-IGC-003096 chromosome 10, iqSchPice1.1, whole genome shotgun sequence includes:
- the LOC124718765 gene encoding uncharacterized protein LOC124718765, with protein MSLEFINTEDFISEVESRPIIWDMKSDDYSNKVMKMKAWQEIITKFVPDFDEKSIDERNKIGTILQRKWKSLRASYTRGLLRQKTEKSGYAATGRKKYIYFDPLRFLTTDCKNTTSSIDSDDDEDRNEFDEGENLEQEARE; from the exons ATGAGTTTAGAGTTCATCAACACAgaagattttataagtgaagtGGAAAGTCGTCCCATTATTTGGGATATGAAAAGCGATGACTACAGTAACAAAGTCATGAAAATGAAAGCGTGGCAAGAAATTATTacgaagtttgtgcctgatttcgATGAAAAGAGCAtagatgaaagaaacaaaattg GGACAATCCTTCAAAGGAAATGGAAGAGCTTAAGGGCCAGTTATACCAGAGGGTTATTAAGGCAAAAAACAGAAAAGAGTGGTTATGCAGCAACTGGTAGGAAGAAGTATATCTACTTCGATCCGCTGCGATTCCTAACAACTGACTGTAAGAACACTACTTCTAGTattgacagtgatgatgatgaagacagaaatGAGTTTGATGAAGGAGAAAATTTAGAGCAGGAGGCACGCGAATAA